The Immundisolibacter cernigliae genome has a window encoding:
- the ribBA gene encoding bifunctional 3,4-dihydroxy-2-butanone-4-phosphate synthase/GTP cyclohydrolase II: protein MHLNSTEEIIADIKAGKMVILMDDADRENEGDLILAGECVTPEAINFMARYGRGLICLTLTEARCRQLNLPLMVADNNDKNTTNFTVSIEAASGVTTGISAADRAVTVQAAVKPDARPGDIVMPGHIFPLRAQPGGVLTRAGHTEAGCDLARLAGLEPSAVIVEILNEDGSMARYPQLVEFAQTHNLKIGTIADLIRYRVEQEGSVEWVAESSFESEFGSFRLVAFHENDHGEVHLALVMGDIRRDEPTLARVQQASVLRDILGAQSPNRWSVRRALSTIADAGRGVLVLLSPTDLPQTLLGEVQAYKMRHLGVPLPGLDPNPELRMYGVGAQILAQLGVGRMRIMGKPRKLHGLAGFGLELVDFVPPEAAREE from the coding sequence ATGCACCTGAACAGCACCGAAGAAATCATCGCCGACATCAAGGCCGGCAAGATGGTCATCCTGATGGATGACGCCGACCGCGAGAACGAGGGCGACCTGATCCTGGCCGGCGAGTGCGTGACACCGGAGGCCATCAACTTCATGGCCCGCTACGGCCGCGGCCTGATCTGCCTGACCCTGACCGAGGCACGCTGCCGGCAGCTGAACCTGCCGCTGATGGTGGCCGACAACAACGACAAGAACACCACCAATTTCACGGTGTCGATCGAGGCCGCCAGCGGCGTCACCACCGGCATTTCGGCCGCCGACCGGGCGGTGACCGTGCAGGCGGCCGTCAAGCCCGACGCGCGGCCGGGCGACATCGTCATGCCGGGCCACATCTTTCCGCTGCGCGCGCAGCCGGGCGGCGTGCTGACGCGCGCCGGCCACACCGAGGCCGGCTGCGACCTGGCGCGCCTGGCCGGCCTGGAGCCCTCGGCCGTGATCGTCGAGATCCTGAACGAAGACGGCAGCATGGCCCGCTACCCGCAGCTGGTCGAATTCGCCCAAACGCACAACCTCAAGATCGGCACCATCGCCGACCTGATCCGCTACCGGGTGGAGCAGGAAGGCTCGGTCGAGTGGGTGGCCGAGAGCAGCTTCGAGAGCGAATTCGGCAGCTTCCGGCTGGTGGCCTTCCACGAAAACGACCACGGCGAGGTGCACCTGGCGCTGGTGATGGGCGACATCCGCCGCGACGAGCCGACCCTGGCGCGGGTGCAGCAGGCCAGCGTGCTGCGCGACATCCTGGGCGCCCAGTCGCCGAACCGCTGGTCCGTACGCCGGGCACTCTCGACCATTGCCGACGCGGGTCGCGGGGTTCTGGTGCTGCTCAGTCCGACCGACCTGCCGCAGACCCTGCTGGGCGAGGTGCAGGCCTACAAGATGCGTCACCTGGGCGTGCCGCTGCCGGGCCTGGACCCGAACCCGGAGCTGCGCATGTACGGCGTTGGTGCGCAGATCCTGGCGCAGCTGGGAGTCGGGCGCATGCGCATCATGGGCAAGCCGCGTAAACTGCACGGTCTTGCCGGTTTTGGCCTGGAACTGGTCGATTTCGTGCCGCCCGAGGCGGCCCGCGAGGAATGA
- the ribE gene encoding 6,7-dimethyl-8-ribityllumazine synthase yields MSASHTLLSGGLTAPAGSRFGIVVGRFNDFISERLLAAAIDTLRRHGVAESDLTVAWAPGAFELPLAAKRLAASGRVDALIALGCVIRGATPHFDFVAGECAKGLSSVALGSGLPVAFGVLTVDSIEQAIERAGTKAGNKGADAALSALEMVNLLAAIG; encoded by the coding sequence ATGAGCGCGTCCCACACCCTGCTTTCCGGCGGCCTCACGGCGCCTGCCGGCAGCCGCTTCGGCATCGTCGTCGGGCGTTTCAACGACTTCATCAGCGAGCGCCTGCTGGCCGCCGCCATCGACACGCTGCGCCGTCACGGCGTGGCGGAATCGGACCTCACCGTTGCCTGGGCGCCGGGCGCCTTCGAACTGCCGCTGGCCGCCAAGCGCCTGGCCGCGTCCGGCCGTGTCGACGCGCTGATCGCGCTCGGCTGCGTCATCCGCGGCGCCACGCCGCACTTCGATTTCGTGGCCGGCGAGTGCGCCAAGGGCCTGTCGTCGGTGGCGCTGGGCAGCGGCCTGCCGGTGGCATTTGGCGTGCTGACGGTGGACAGCATCGAGCAGGCCATCGAGCGGGCCGGCACCAAGGCCGGCAACAAGGGCGCCGACGCCGCCCTGTCGGCGCTCGAGATGGTCAACCTGCTGGCCGCCATCGGCTGA
- the nusB gene encoding transcription antitermination factor NusB codes for MSRARSKARRGALQALYQWQLAGGDDSLASIESQFLAERELGDIDAEYFHELLTEVGRRRADYDQRIAPLLDRPLEQLDPVEHAILWLGSYELEARWDIPFRVVIAEAMELTKQFGGDNAHRYVNAILDRLARELRAAERALPT; via the coding sequence ATGTCCCGAGCCCGTTCCAAGGCGCGCCGCGGCGCGCTGCAGGCCCTGTATCAATGGCAGTTGGCAGGCGGCGATGACAGCCTGGCCAGCATCGAGAGCCAGTTCCTGGCCGAGCGCGAGCTGGGCGATATCGACGCCGAGTATTTCCACGAGTTGCTGACCGAGGTCGGCCGCCGCCGCGCGGACTACGACCAACGCATCGCGCCGCTGCTGGATCGCCCGCTGGAGCAGCTGGATCCGGTCGAGCACGCCATCCTGTGGCTGGGCAGCTATGAGCTGGAAGCCCGTTGGGACATTCCGTTCCGGGTCGTCATCGCCGAGGCAATGGAACTGACCAAGCAGTTCGGCGGCGACAATGCCCACCGCTACGTGAACGCCATCCTCGATCGCCTGGCACGCGAGCTGCGCGCCGCCGAGCGCGCACTGCCGACCTGA
- the thiL gene encoding thiamine-phosphate kinase yields the protein MPGEFELIARHFAALTGRRADVVLGVGDDAALLDLPPGQELVATVDTLALGVHFFADCPPAALGHKALAVNLSDLAAMGAGPAWALLALTLPAADDAWLARFAAGFAALARSFDVSLVGGDTCRGPLAVTITALGHVPRGQALRRSGARAGDGVYVSGEIGAAGLAVRARRGEITLPAALATHAARRLDYPQPRVALGLALRGLASAAIDVSDGLLADLGHICASSGVGARLELARLPLPDGALAVATRESLVGSGDDYELCFTVPPRHEPALGALAASVGCALTCIGRIEAAPGLWLVDEAGQTRPAAQGGHDHFR from the coding sequence ATGCCCGGTGAATTCGAACTGATCGCCCGCCATTTCGCCGCCTTGACGGGTCGGCGCGCCGATGTCGTGCTGGGTGTCGGCGACGACGCCGCGCTGCTCGACCTGCCGCCGGGGCAGGAACTGGTCGCCACGGTCGATACGCTGGCCCTTGGCGTGCATTTTTTTGCCGACTGCCCACCGGCGGCGCTCGGCCACAAGGCGCTGGCGGTCAATCTGTCCGACCTGGCGGCCATGGGCGCCGGGCCGGCCTGGGCCTTGCTCGCGCTCACCCTGCCGGCGGCCGACGACGCCTGGCTGGCACGGTTTGCAGCCGGTTTTGCGGCGCTCGCGCGCAGCTTCGACGTGTCCCTGGTCGGCGGCGATACCTGCCGGGGGCCGCTGGCCGTCACGATCACCGCCCTTGGCCACGTGCCACGTGGGCAGGCGCTGCGCCGCAGCGGCGCCCGGGCTGGCGATGGCGTGTACGTGAGCGGTGAGATTGGCGCGGCGGGTCTGGCGGTGCGGGCACGACGGGGCGAAATCACGCTGCCGGCGGCGCTCGCCACCCATGCCGCGCGGCGGCTCGACTATCCGCAGCCGCGAGTGGCGCTCGGCCTGGCCCTGCGTGGCCTGGCCAGCGCGGCCATCGACGTTTCGGACGGCCTGCTGGCGGATCTGGGCCACATCTGCGCCAGCAGCGGTGTCGGCGCCCGGCTCGAACTGGCCCGTTTGCCGCTGCCGGACGGCGCACTCGCCGTGGCCACCCGCGAAAGCCTTGTCGGTTCCGGCGACGATTACGAGCTTTGCTTCACCGTGCCACCGCGCCACGAGCCGGCCCTGGGCGCGTTGGCGGCGAGCGTCGGTTGTGCGCTCACCTGCATCGGCCGGATCGAGGCTGCGCCCGGACTGTGGCTGGTCGATGAAGCCGGCCAAACCCGGCCGGCGGCGCAGGGTGGGCATGACCACTTCCGCTGA
- a CDS encoding phosphatidylglycerophosphatase A: protein MTTSAERPRRPPAALLRQPACALALGFGAGLAPRAPGTFGALLGLPLAAALTQVSLPVAALVLMLLSLVGVWCCDIAGRRLGISDHPAIVWDEVVGMALTLLAVPLAWPHYLAGFALFRAFDILKPWPVGALDRQVGGGLGVMLDDLAAALLAGATLQLAMQAGVLAV from the coding sequence ATGACCACTTCCGCTGAGCGACCGCGTCGCCCGCCTGCGGCGCTGCTGCGTCAGCCGGCCTGCGCGCTGGCACTGGGCTTCGGCGCCGGTCTGGCACCGCGGGCGCCGGGAACTTTCGGCGCCTTGCTCGGCCTGCCCCTGGCCGCCGCACTGACGCAGGTTTCGCTGCCGGTGGCCGCGCTTGTGCTGATGCTGCTCAGTCTGGTCGGTGTGTGGTGCTGCGACATTGCCGGGCGGCGCCTGGGGATATCCGATCACCCGGCCATCGTCTGGGACGAGGTGGTCGGCATGGCCCTGACGCTGCTGGCGGTGCCACTGGCCTGGCCCCATTACCTTGCGGGATTCGCGCTGTTTCGCGCCTTCGACATCCTGAAGCCCTGGCCGGTCGGGGCGCTGGACCGCCAGGTCGGCGGTGGCCTTGGCGTGATGCTGGATGACCTGGCGGCCGCGCTGCTGGCCGGGGCCACGCTGCAACTGGCCATGCAGGCGGGCGTGCTCGCCGTCTGA
- the thpR gene encoding RNA 2',3'-cyclic phosphodiesterase yields MSAAGRLFFALLPPPDLQAELGRLAVWCQRRCGGFAVAPENIHLTLLFLGELVPGQVDVVRRAAAGLRRESFGMNLDRIEFWPGPRLLCAVPDQPLPAATALSAALRDAVRGVVTLPPRPFAAHITLLRRLRRLGEVSMLPLAWSATEFCLLRSQPVGRDVRYSSIDAWPCA; encoded by the coding sequence ATGTCCGCCGCCGGGCGCCTGTTCTTTGCCCTGCTGCCGCCGCCCGACCTTCAGGCCGAGCTTGGCCGGCTGGCGGTCTGGTGCCAGCGCCGCTGCGGCGGCTTTGCGGTGGCACCGGAAAACATCCACCTGACGCTGCTGTTTCTGGGCGAGCTCGTACCGGGCCAGGTTGATGTGGTGCGGCGGGCGGCGGCCGGGCTGCGCCGCGAGTCGTTCGGCATGAACCTGGACCGGATCGAATTCTGGCCCGGTCCGCGCTTGTTGTGCGCGGTACCCGATCAGCCGCTGCCAGCGGCCACGGCCCTGTCAGCTGCGCTTCGCGACGCAGTACGGGGCGTCGTGACGCTCCCACCGCGACCGTTTGCAGCGCACATCACCCTGCTGCGCCGGCTGCGGCGCCTGGGCGAGGTGTCGATGCTGCCGCTGGCCTGGTCGGCGACCGAGTTCTGCCTGCTGCGTTCGCAGCCGGTCGGCCGGGATGTGCGCTATTCGTCGATCGACGCCTGGCCCTGCGCCTGA
- a CDS encoding sigma-54-dependent Fis family transcriptional regulator yields MSKPASDLPPGSASLVYQWEGDTKHFPDIEDLARRLRFAPAEGRIWLDDQRSILMRDSAFGTLRRELIESIGFTRARTVLKRVGYAEGTRDAALARRVRPEGDLFDAFAVGPQVHALSGFGWLEVQELRVDPVTNAFYGAFLLRDSIEADTHVNTLGVSAEAVCWTAVGYGSGYSSAFAGRPIIVDEVECRAMGHDHCRLIGRTVEEWDRQRRKAPYFRPQEFVNRFGKPADGARQEPAATGPAVDVVGISAGFGAAMHLLGKAAPTDVTVLFLGETGVGKEIFARMLHRMGRRSEHPFVAVNCAALPENLIEAELFGVVKGAYTGATDSRPGRFERAHGGTLFLDEIGTLTLSAQAKLLRALQEGEIERVGDSQTRKVDVRLLAATNVDLKDAVARGTFREDLYFRLTTFPVRIPPLRERRDDIPLLMRHFLDRFSQRHGKTAGSFAPEAVEALLSYAFPGNIRELENMIERGVLLADDGEPIGISHLFTAQQGALPATFGIDAGGRLAGRSRAAQARDDSENLRERLAPLLDTHSGPLDAAEQTLIDLAIEQADGNLAQAARQLGISRRQLAYRLEKRSAGQAQGQASIDE; encoded by the coding sequence ATGAGCAAGCCCGCGTCGGATCTCCCGCCCGGTTCCGCCAGCCTCGTTTACCAATGGGAGGGCGATACCAAACATTTCCCGGACATCGAGGATCTGGCCCGGCGCTTGCGCTTCGCGCCCGCGGAGGGCCGGATCTGGCTTGACGACCAGCGCTCGATCCTGATGCGCGACAGCGCCTTTGGCACCCTGCGGCGGGAGCTGATCGAGTCGATCGGCTTCACGCGCGCGCGAACCGTGCTCAAGCGCGTCGGTTATGCCGAGGGCACGCGAGACGCCGCCCTGGCGCGCCGGGTGCGGCCCGAAGGCGACCTGTTCGACGCTTTCGCGGTTGGCCCGCAGGTACACGCGCTCAGCGGCTTCGGTTGGCTGGAGGTGCAGGAACTGCGGGTCGATCCGGTCACCAATGCGTTCTACGGCGCGTTTCTGCTGCGCGATTCGATCGAGGCCGACACCCACGTGAACACGCTTGGCGTCAGCGCCGAGGCGGTGTGCTGGACCGCCGTCGGTTATGGCAGCGGTTACAGCAGCGCCTTCGCCGGCCGGCCGATCATCGTGGACGAAGTGGAATGTCGCGCCATGGGCCACGACCACTGCCGCCTGATCGGTCGCACCGTCGAGGAATGGGACCGCCAGCGCCGCAAGGCGCCGTACTTTCGCCCGCAGGAGTTCGTCAACCGCTTTGGCAAGCCGGCCGACGGCGCACGGCAGGAGCCCGCCGCGACTGGACCGGCCGTGGATGTCGTGGGCATTTCCGCAGGTTTCGGCGCCGCGATGCATCTGCTGGGCAAGGCCGCGCCGACCGACGTCACCGTCCTGTTCCTGGGCGAAACCGGCGTCGGCAAGGAAATCTTCGCGCGCATGTTGCACCGCATGGGCCGTCGCAGCGAGCACCCGTTCGTGGCGGTCAACTGCGCGGCCCTGCCGGAGAACCTGATCGAGGCCGAACTGTTCGGCGTGGTCAAGGGCGCCTACACCGGCGCCACGGATTCACGCCCCGGGCGCTTCGAGCGCGCCCACGGTGGCACGCTGTTTCTGGACGAGATCGGCACCCTGACCCTGAGCGCGCAGGCCAAGTTGCTGCGCGCGCTGCAGGAGGGCGAGATCGAGCGCGTCGGCGACAGTCAGACGCGCAAGGTCGACGTGCGCCTGCTGGCCGCCACCAATGTCGACCTCAAGGACGCCGTCGCGCGGGGCACCTTCCGGGAAGACCTGTACTTTCGCCTGACCACGTTTCCGGTCCGCATCCCGCCGCTGCGCGAGCGGCGCGACGACATTCCGCTCCTGATGCGCCACTTCCTGGATCGGTTCAGCCAGCGTCACGGCAAGACCGCGGGCAGCTTTGCGCCGGAAGCCGTGGAAGCGCTCCTGAGCTACGCCTTTCCCGGCAACATCCGGGAGCTCGAGAACATGATCGAGCGCGGCGTGCTGCTGGCGGACGACGGCGAACCGATCGGCATCTCACACCTGTTTACCGCGCAGCAGGGAGCGCTGCCGGCCACCTTTGGCATCGACGCCGGCGGCCGGTTGGCCGGGCGATCCAGGGCCGCGCAGGCGCGCGACGACAGCGAGAACCTGCGCGAGCGGCTGGCGCCGCTGCTGGACACGCACAGTGGCCCGCTGGACGCCGCCGAACAGACCCTGATCGACCTGGCAATCGAACAGGCGGACGGCAACCTTGCCCAGGCCGCCCGGCAACTGGGCATCAGCCGCCGCCAGCTTGCGTACCGCCTGGAGAAACGCAGCGCCGGTCAGGCGCAGGGCCAGGCGTCGATCGACGAATAG
- the recA gene encoding recombinase RecA produces MDDNKQKALTAALGQIEKQFGKGAVMRLGDPGSVRDVEAISTGSLYLDIALGVGGLPRGRVIEIFGPESSGKTTIALQTVAQMQRIGGTAAFVDAEHALDPSYAEKLGINIADLLISQPDTGEQALEIVDMLVRSGAVDIVVVDSVAALTPRAEIEGEMGDSHVGLHARLMSQALRKLTASISRSNTTVIFINQIRMKIGVMFGSPETTTGGNALKFYASVRLDIRRIGSIKKGEEVIGNETRVKVVKNKVSPPFKTAEFDILYGAGVSREGEILDLGVNLGLIEKSGAWYSYNGERIGQGRDNVRDFLRANPETAEAIEALIRSRMLPARKVAAEAASPV; encoded by the coding sequence ATGGACGACAACAAGCAGAAGGCACTGACGGCTGCACTCGGGCAGATCGAGAAGCAGTTCGGCAAGGGTGCCGTCATGCGTCTGGGCGATCCTGGATCCGTCCGTGATGTTGAAGCAATCTCCACCGGCTCGCTGTATCTGGATATCGCGCTGGGCGTCGGCGGCCTGCCGCGCGGCCGCGTGATCGAAATCTTTGGACCCGAATCGTCCGGCAAGACCACCATCGCCCTGCAGACCGTGGCCCAGATGCAGCGCATCGGCGGCACGGCGGCCTTCGTGGATGCCGAGCACGCACTCGACCCGTCCTACGCCGAGAAGCTGGGTATCAATATCGCCGACCTGCTGATATCGCAGCCGGATACCGGCGAGCAGGCGCTCGAAATCGTCGACATGCTGGTGCGCTCCGGCGCGGTCGACATTGTGGTGGTCGACTCGGTGGCAGCGCTGACGCCGCGAGCTGAAATCGAAGGCGAGATGGGCGACTCGCACGTCGGCCTGCACGCGCGCCTGATGTCGCAGGCCCTGCGCAAGCTGACTGCCAGCATCAGCCGCTCGAACACCACGGTCATCTTCATCAATCAGATCCGCATGAAGATCGGCGTCATGTTCGGCAGCCCCGAAACCACCACCGGTGGCAATGCGCTCAAGTTCTATGCCTCGGTGCGTCTGGACATCCGCCGTATCGGCTCGATCAAGAAAGGCGAAGAGGTGATCGGCAACGAAACCCGCGTCAAGGTGGTCAAGAACAAGGTCTCGCCGCCGTTCAAGACCGCCGAGTTCGACATCCTGTACGGCGCCGGGGTTTCCCGCGAGGGCGAGATTCTGGACCTGGGCGTGAACCTGGGCCTGATCGAGAAATCGGGCGCCTGGTATTCCTACAATGGCGAGCGCATAGGCCAGGGCCGCGACAACGTGCGCGATTTCCTGCGTGCCAACCCCGAAACGGCCGAGGCCATCGAGGCGCTGATTCGCAGCCGCATGCTGCCGGCGCGCAAGGTGGCGGCCGAGGCGGCAAGTCCGGTCTGA
- a CDS encoding regulatory protein RecX, translating to MEDPAEAARAQALKLLARREHTRSELARKLAQRGIDRQHADTALQGLMDAGYLSDTRYAQARVTELLRRRYGPLRAQADLRSHGVDSEVIDRVVDVEHPDWYAACRAAHAQKTGRQTTATLAERARQQRQLQARGFTSSQIRAALTNVTDDDA from the coding sequence GTGGAAGATCCGGCTGAAGCGGCCCGCGCGCAGGCGCTGAAATTGCTCGCCCGGCGCGAGCACACCCGCAGTGAACTGGCTCGCAAGCTCGCCCAGCGGGGCATCGACCGGCAGCACGCCGACACTGCCCTGCAAGGCCTAATGGATGCGGGTTATCTGTCCGATACACGGTATGCGCAAGCGCGGGTGACCGAACTGCTGCGGCGCCGCTACGGGCCGCTACGGGCACAAGCCGACTTGCGCAGCCACGGCGTGGACAGTGAGGTGATCGACCGCGTGGTCGACGTCGAGCACCCCGACTGGTATGCGGCTTGCCGCGCGGCGCATGCGCAGAAAACCGGCCGCCAAACCACGGCAACCCTGGCGGAACGCGCCCGCCAGCAACGCCAGCTGCAGGCCCGAGGTTTCACCAGTTCGCAGATTCGCGCAGCCCTGACAAACGTCACCGACGACGACGCATGA
- the alaS gene encoding alanine--tRNA ligase, translating to MKSTDIRRSFLNFFASHGHQEVASSSLVPHGDATLLFTNAGMVQFKDVFLGLEQRPYRRAASAQRCVRAGGKHNDLDNVGYTARHHTFFEMLGNFSFGDYFKRDAIRFAWSFLTEVLRLPAERLWVTIHPEDDEAADIWLGEIGVPEARFRRIPGDDNFWSMGDIGPCGPCTEIFYDHGPGIAGGPPGSPDADGDRYIEIWNLVFMQYERLTDGSLKPLPKPSVDTGMGLERLAAVLQGVHDNYDTDIFRGLIDAAAQVIGTDDLASRSLRVIADHIRSCAFLIADGVLPSNEGRGYVLRRIIRRAVRHGARLGASGPFFHRLVAPLVREMGGAYPELTQAQPAVEAALLEEEERFAQTLSHGLAILERDMQGLEGRCIPGETVFRLYDTYGFPVDLTADIARERGLEIDLDGFEQAMAQQRERARAASTFNLASVAELHSFMEMEVVWTQDFCGYKNDEVLARVRDLFVDGQRVSSITAGQQATVTLNPTPFYAESGGQVGDQGQLEGPAGVFNVADTRKAGDKHLHIGVLRTGTLAEGDEVTARVDVARRTRIRANHSATHLLHAALRQVLGPHVTQKGSLVDAERLRFDFSHGKPLTAGELRAIEDLVNAQVRANSEAQVQEMALAEAQQAGAMALFGEKYGERVRVLRLGDFSVELCGGTHVRRAGDIGLVKIIAESAVAAGVRRIEAVAGEGAMAWLAQAQERLRSVAAALQTGEAELLDKLDQVLQRQRELDKELERLRGKLANQAGDSLTGQAVEVAGVQVLAAQVEAMDAKALRDLADQLRQKLGSAVLLLASVDSGKVSLVAAVTADLTARLKAGELVNAVASQVGGKGGGRPDMAMAGGDRPDALPQALAGVVDWVRQRLA from the coding sequence ATGAAAAGCACCGACATCCGCCGCAGTTTTCTGAACTTCTTCGCCAGCCATGGGCACCAGGAGGTGGCTTCCAGCTCCCTGGTGCCGCACGGGGACGCGACGCTGCTGTTCACCAACGCTGGCATGGTGCAGTTCAAGGACGTGTTCCTGGGTCTCGAACAGCGCCCGTACCGGCGCGCGGCGTCGGCGCAGCGCTGCGTGCGCGCCGGCGGAAAGCACAACGATCTGGACAACGTGGGCTATACGGCGCGCCACCACACGTTCTTCGAGATGCTGGGCAACTTCAGCTTCGGCGATTACTTCAAGCGCGATGCCATCCGCTTTGCCTGGAGCTTTCTGACCGAGGTGCTGCGCCTGCCGGCCGAGCGGCTGTGGGTCACCATCCACCCCGAGGACGACGAAGCTGCCGACATCTGGCTGGGCGAGATTGGTGTTCCGGAAGCCCGCTTCCGGCGCATTCCAGGCGACGACAATTTCTGGTCCATGGGCGACATCGGCCCGTGCGGGCCGTGCACCGAGATTTTCTACGATCACGGCCCGGGCATCGCCGGCGGCCCGCCCGGCTCGCCGGACGCCGACGGCGATCGCTACATCGAGATCTGGAACCTGGTCTTCATGCAGTACGAGCGCCTGACCGACGGCAGCCTCAAGCCTCTGCCCAAGCCCTCGGTCGATACCGGCATGGGCCTGGAGCGCCTGGCGGCGGTGCTGCAGGGCGTGCACGACAACTACGACACGGACATTTTTCGCGGCCTGATCGACGCGGCGGCGCAGGTGATCGGCACCGACGACCTGGCCTCCCGCTCGCTGCGGGTGATTGCGGACCACATCCGCTCGTGCGCGTTCCTGATCGCCGACGGCGTGTTGCCCAGCAACGAAGGCCGCGGCTACGTGCTGCGGCGCATCATCCGCCGCGCCGTGCGCCACGGTGCGCGCCTGGGCGCCAGCGGGCCGTTCTTCCACCGCCTGGTGGCACCCCTGGTGCGCGAGATGGGCGGTGCCTATCCGGAGCTGACGCAGGCGCAGCCGGCCGTTGAAGCGGCCCTGCTGGAAGAGGAGGAGCGCTTTGCCCAGACCCTGTCGCACGGCCTGGCCATCCTGGAGCGGGACATGCAGGGCCTGGAGGGCCGGTGCATTCCGGGCGAGACCGTGTTTCGCCTGTACGACACCTACGGTTTTCCGGTCGACCTGACCGCTGACATTGCCCGTGAGCGAGGCCTGGAAATCGACCTGGACGGCTTCGAGCAGGCCATGGCGCAGCAGCGCGAACGGGCCCGGGCTGCCAGTACCTTTAATCTCGCCAGTGTCGCTGAGCTCCACTCCTTCATGGAGATGGAAGTGGTTTGGACGCAGGACTTCTGCGGCTACAAAAACGACGAAGTCCTTGCTCGCGTGAGGGATTTGTTCGTGGATGGACAGCGTGTGTCGAGCATTACGGCCGGCCAGCAGGCCACCGTAACCCTGAACCCGACGCCGTTTTATGCGGAATCGGGTGGGCAAGTGGGCGACCAGGGACAGCTTGAAGGTCCGGCCGGCGTGTTCAATGTCGCCGACACGCGAAAGGCTGGCGACAAGCACCTTCACATTGGAGTCCTCCGGACGGGCACGCTTGCTGAGGGTGACGAAGTCACGGCCCGCGTAGACGTCGCCCGACGCACGCGCATCCGTGCCAACCATTCCGCGACGCACCTGCTGCACGCCGCGCTGCGCCAGGTGCTCGGGCCACACGTGACGCAGAAAGGCTCGCTGGTCGATGCCGAACGCCTGCGCTTTGACTTCTCTCACGGCAAGCCGCTGACCGCTGGTGAGCTGCGTGCCATCGAGGATCTGGTCAACGCCCAGGTGCGCGCCAACAGTGAAGCGCAGGTTCAGGAAATGGCGCTGGCCGAGGCCCAGCAGGCCGGTGCGATGGCGCTGTTCGGTGAGAAATACGGCGAGCGGGTGCGCGTGCTGCGCCTCGGGGATTTCTCGGTCGAGCTGTGCGGCGGCACCCACGTGAGGCGCGCCGGCGACATTGGTCTGGTCAAGATCATCGCCGAATCGGCGGTGGCCGCTGGCGTGCGGCGCATCGAGGCGGTGGCCGGCGAAGGCGCCATGGCCTGGCTGGCCCAGGCGCAGGAGCGCCTGCGCAGTGTGGCCGCGGCCCTGCAGACCGGCGAAGCCGAGCTGCTCGACAAGCTTGACCAGGTTTTGCAGCGCCAGCGTGAGCTGGACAAGGAGCTCGAACGCCTGCGCGGCAAGCTTGCCAATCAGGCCGGCGACAGTCTGACCGGGCAGGCGGTGGAAGTGGCCGGCGTGCAGGTGCTGGCGGCGCAGGTGGAGGCCATGGACGCCAAGGCCCTGCGCGATCTGGCCGACCAGTTGCGTCAGAAGCTCGGCAGCGCGGTGCTGCTGCTGGCGAGTGTCGACAGCGGCAAGGTCAGCTTGGTGGCTGCCGTAACGGCCGATCTGACCGCCCGCCTCAAGGCCGGCGAACTGGTCAATGCGGTCGCCAGTCAGGTCGGCGGCAAGGGTGGCGGCCGACCTGACATGGCGATGGCCGGTGGCGATCGACCGGACGCCCTGCCGCAAGCGCTGGCCGGCGTGGTGGACTGGGTCCGCCAGCGCCTTGCCTGA